Proteins encoded by one window of Zerene cesonia ecotype Mississippi chromosome 8, Zerene_cesonia_1.1, whole genome shotgun sequence:
- the LOC119828466 gene encoding ADP-ribosylation factor-like protein 2, translating to MGFLTILKKLRQKEKEMRILMLGLDNAGKTTILKRFNGEPIDTISPTLGFNIKTLEHKGYKLNIWDVGGQKSLRSYWKNYFESTDGVAWVVDSADARRLADCAKELHSLLREERLAGATLLVLANKSDLPGALSLQEIREALDLDSIKSHHWRIVRCSAVTGENLLDGMDWMLDDIASRIFTLD from the exons ATGGGTTTTCTAACTATTTTGAAGAAACTCCGGcaaaaagaaaaggaaatgaGAATATTAATGTT GGGGCTGGACAACGCCGGCAAAACTACAATATTGAAACGATTTAACGGCGAGCCCATCGACACAATATCTCCAACTCTaggatttaatattaagacGTTGGAACACAAgggatataaattaaatatttgggATGTTGGAGGACAAAAATCTCTCAG GTCGTattggaaaaattattttgagagCACTGATGGTGTAGCATGGGTAGTGGACAGCGCTGATGCTCGGAGGCTGGCGGACTGTGCCAAGGAGTTGCACTCACTGTTGAGAGAGGAAAGGCTGGCTGGTGCTACTCTACTTGTGTTGGCAAATAAGTCAGACCTGCCTGGTGCACTCTCCTTGCAAGAAATAAGAGAG GCACTCGACCTGGACAGCATCAAGAGCCACCACTGGCGCATCGTGCGCTGCTCCGCAGTGACCGGCGAGAACCTGCTCGACGGTATGGACTGGATGCTTGACGATATAGCCTCTAGGATATTTACCTTGGACTAA